One genomic region from Actinocatenispora thailandica encodes:
- a CDS encoding anhydro-N-acetylmuramic acid kinase, whose translation MNGETPASGGTTRVVGLMSGTSYDAIDVAAAEFERDGDTLLLRPLGALSVRYEDGLRAAIGAILPPAPTTIEAVCRLTTELGQAYAAAARRAVTELCAGTADLVCSHGQTVYHWVDRGRALGTLQLGEPAWLAAATGLPVVSDVRSADIAAGGQGAPLVPLFDALLLTPEPGGPRRAALNLGGIANITVLPVATAPSDAARDGSAPSDAAGSGAAPCGAAPGGAEPPGSAPAGGAGAGVLGYDTGPANALIDVACARFFGEPYDAGGRRAAAGTVLPELLAALLAEPYYAAPAPKSTGKELFHPGYLDGFLTGDERGEDVVATLTELTARTVADQLRGHHIAEVVAAGGGLRNPVLTDRIAALAGCRLIPIDTYGIDADAKEAYAFALLGWLTWHGLPGALPSVTGAQRAAVLGAITPGRTPLRLPRPATMPARLRLK comes from the coding sequence ATGAACGGCGAGACGCCGGCCAGCGGCGGCACTACACGGGTGGTCGGCCTCATGTCGGGCACCTCGTACGACGCGATCGACGTGGCCGCGGCCGAGTTCGAGCGGGACGGCGACACGCTGCTGCTGCGGCCGCTCGGCGCGCTCAGCGTGCGGTACGAGGACGGGCTGCGGGCCGCGATCGGCGCGATCCTGCCACCGGCGCCGACCACCATCGAGGCGGTCTGCCGGTTGACCACCGAACTCGGCCAGGCGTACGCTGCGGCGGCGCGGCGCGCGGTGACCGAGCTGTGCGCCGGCACCGCCGACCTGGTCTGCTCGCACGGCCAGACGGTGTACCACTGGGTCGACCGGGGCCGTGCGCTCGGCACCCTGCAACTCGGCGAGCCGGCCTGGCTCGCCGCGGCGACCGGCCTGCCGGTGGTCTCCGACGTCCGGTCCGCCGACATCGCGGCGGGCGGCCAGGGCGCCCCGCTGGTACCGCTGTTCGACGCGCTGCTGCTCACCCCCGAACCCGGTGGGCCGCGCCGGGCCGCGCTCAACCTCGGCGGCATCGCCAACATCACCGTGCTCCCGGTGGCCACCGCGCCGTCCGATGCCGCCCGGGACGGCTCGGCACCGTCGGACGCCGCCGGAAGCGGTGCGGCACCGTGCGGCGCCGCCCCGGGCGGCGCCGAGCCGCCCGGCAGTGCCCCGGCCGGGGGCGCCGGGGCGGGCGTACTCGGATACGACACCGGCCCGGCCAACGCGCTGATCGACGTGGCGTGCGCGCGGTTCTTCGGCGAGCCGTACGACGCCGGCGGGCGGCGCGCCGCCGCCGGTACGGTGCTGCCGGAGCTGCTCGCCGCGCTGCTGGCCGAGCCGTACTACGCGGCGCCGGCGCCCAAGTCGACCGGCAAGGAGCTGTTCCACCCCGGCTACCTGGACGGCTTCCTGACCGGGGACGAGCGCGGCGAGGACGTCGTGGCCACGCTGACCGAGCTGACCGCCCGTACCGTCGCCGACCAGTTGCGCGGGCATCACATCGCCGAGGTGGTCGCCGCCGGCGGCGGCCTGCGCAACCCGGTCCTCACCGACCGGATCGCCGCGCTCGCCGGCTGCCGGCTGATCCCCATCGACACGTACGGCATCGACGCCGACGCGAAGGAGGCGTACGCGTTCGCCCTGCTCGGCTGGCTGACCTGGCACGGCCTGCCGGGCGCCCTGCCCAGCGTCACCGGTGCGCAGCGTGCCGCGGTCCTCGGCGCGATCACCCCCGGTAGGACGCCGCTGCGGCTGCCCCGGCCCGCCACGATGCCTGCCCGATTGCGGCTGAAATGA
- a CDS encoding serine hydrolase domain-containing protein — MAENLDEIVADLTAAGVPGVLLRVASRHGTVAERTAGHRQTYRMAPGPGWLPAETSSPSVPASTSPRDSGTAAAPPRDAAHTGDGTTPAGGTARPGRTGTGDDGAPRRALVRLDAPEPLTSDAAFDLASVSKLAATTAALMSLAESGAVELDGPARDWLPALPAGIRVSDLLRHRAGLAEWWPIYAASPLGASNPDPATTIAALPARYPVDAERHYSDLGFMLLGLIVARAAGEPLDDAVRRLVFEPAGMAGAHYRPRGHGPAVPLVATGHGDWYERRMLATDQPYPTGIAPSAFRRWREYTIVGEVHDGNAWHGFGGVAGHAGLFGTADDLVAFGRALLAADGPWRADTLRRFTAAGPDAGQGLGFWRWPEHGAIGHGGFTGIRFGVLPDLHRVVVLMTNRVHATGTRLLDLDPYWGRILTAVRGRS, encoded by the coding sequence ATGGCCGAGAACCTCGACGAGATCGTCGCCGACCTGACCGCTGCCGGCGTTCCGGGCGTGCTGCTGCGCGTCGCGAGCCGGCACGGCACCGTCGCCGAGCGCACCGCGGGGCACCGCCAGACGTACCGGATGGCGCCCGGCCCGGGCTGGCTGCCCGCCGAGACGTCGTCACCGAGCGTGCCCGCGTCGACCTCGCCGCGCGACAGCGGAACGGCCGCCGCGCCTCCCCGGGACGCGGCGCACACCGGCGACGGTACGACGCCGGCCGGCGGTACCGCCCGACCCGGCCGGACCGGGACCGGTGACGACGGCGCGCCGCGGCGGGCCCTGGTCCGGCTCGACGCGCCGGAGCCGTTGACCAGCGACGCGGCCTTCGATCTCGCCTCGGTCAGCAAGCTCGCCGCGACCACGGCCGCGCTGATGTCGCTGGCCGAGTCGGGTGCCGTCGAACTCGACGGTCCGGCCCGGGACTGGCTTCCGGCGCTGCCGGCCGGCATCCGGGTCAGCGACCTGCTGCGGCACCGCGCCGGTCTCGCCGAGTGGTGGCCCATCTACGCCGCGTCACCACTCGGCGCGTCGAACCCCGACCCGGCCACGACCATCGCCGCGCTGCCCGCCCGGTACCCGGTCGACGCCGAACGGCACTACTCCGATCTCGGGTTCATGCTGCTCGGGCTGATCGTGGCCCGGGCGGCCGGCGAGCCGCTGGACGACGCGGTGCGGCGGCTGGTGTTCGAGCCGGCCGGGATGGCCGGCGCGCACTACCGTCCGCGCGGTCACGGCCCCGCGGTGCCGCTGGTCGCGACCGGCCACGGCGACTGGTACGAGCGGCGGATGCTGGCGACCGACCAGCCGTACCCGACCGGCATCGCGCCGTCGGCGTTTCGCCGGTGGCGGGAGTACACGATCGTCGGCGAGGTGCACGACGGGAACGCCTGGCACGGGTTCGGCGGTGTCGCCGGCCACGCCGGCCTGTTCGGCACCGCCGACGATCTCGTCGCGTTCGGCCGCGCGCTGCTCGCGGCGGACGGTCCGTGGCGAGCCGACACCCTGCGCCGGTTCACCGCCGCCGGCCCGGACGCCGGCCAGGGGCTCGGGTTCTGGCGCTGGCCGGAGCACGGCGCGATCGGCCACGGCGGCTTCACCGGGATCCGGTTCGGGGTGCTGCCGGACCTGCACCGTGTCGTGGTGCTGATGACCAACCGGGTGCACGCGACGGGCACCCGGCTGCTGGACCTCGACCCGTACTGGGGCCGCATCCTCACCGCGGTCCGCGGGCGGTCATGA
- the dxs gene encoding 1-deoxy-D-xylulose-5-phosphate synthase produces the protein MTSPDGLLGSVHSPADLRRVPADRLPELASQIREFLVTKVAKTGGHLGPNLGVVELTLALHRVFDSPDDRILFDTGHQAYVHKMLTGRQPGFDSLRQRDGLSGYPCRAESEHDTIENSHASTALSYADGLAKAYALKGERRHVVAVVGDGALTGGMCWEALNNIAASDRPLVIVVNDNGRSYSPTIGGLASHLASLRLSPGYERVLERVKDSLSRTPLVGPPAYEVLHAVKKGLKDALAPQPMFEDLGLKYVGPVDGHDILALESALVKAKRFGGPVIVHAMTQKGRGYQPAETDAADRLHGPGAFDPETGRPLAKPSAKWTSAFAAELVKVAGERSDIVGITAAMAGPTGIEKLREVYPDRVFDVGIAEQHAVTSAAGLALGGMHPVVALYSTFLNRAFDQLLLDVALHELPVTFVLDRAGITGPDGPSHYGIWDTSILGVVPGLRLAAPRDGARVAEEFREAVAVDDGPTVVRFPTGSLPAELPAVERLGDGIGAIDVLRRDARADVLLVAVGSFAHLAMDVAERLAGQGYGVTVVDPRWVRPVSPRIVDLATEHRLVVTVEDGVRAGGFGTAVVQALSDAEVPVPVRDIAVPVGFHPQGTRAEILAALGLTAQDVARQVTGWIAGVDSDHAGTVGAAAGQLRRPAR, from the coding sequence ATGACATCGCCTGACGGCCTGCTCGGCTCCGTGCACTCGCCCGCCGACCTGCGCCGGGTGCCGGCCGACCGGTTGCCCGAGCTGGCGAGCCAGATCCGCGAGTTCCTGGTCACCAAGGTCGCGAAGACCGGCGGACACCTGGGCCCGAACCTGGGGGTGGTGGAGCTGACGCTCGCGCTGCACCGGGTGTTCGACTCGCCCGACGACCGGATCCTGTTCGACACCGGCCACCAGGCGTACGTGCACAAGATGCTCACCGGCCGACAGCCCGGGTTCGACTCGCTGCGGCAGCGCGACGGGCTGTCCGGTTACCCGTGCCGGGCCGAGAGCGAGCACGACACGATCGAGAACTCGCACGCCTCCACCGCCCTGTCCTACGCCGACGGCCTGGCCAAGGCGTACGCGTTGAAGGGGGAGCGGCGGCACGTGGTCGCGGTGGTCGGTGACGGCGCGCTGACCGGCGGCATGTGCTGGGAGGCGTTGAACAACATCGCCGCCTCGGACCGCCCGCTGGTCATCGTCGTCAACGACAACGGTCGGTCGTACTCGCCGACCATCGGCGGGCTGGCGAGCCACCTCGCCTCGCTGCGCCTGAGCCCCGGGTACGAGCGGGTGCTGGAGCGGGTGAAGGACTCGCTGAGCCGCACCCCGCTGGTCGGCCCGCCGGCCTACGAGGTGCTGCACGCGGTCAAGAAGGGGCTCAAGGACGCGCTGGCGCCGCAGCCGATGTTCGAGGACCTGGGCCTCAAGTACGTCGGTCCGGTGGACGGGCACGACATCCTCGCGCTGGAGAGCGCGCTGGTGAAGGCGAAGCGGTTCGGCGGGCCGGTCATCGTGCACGCGATGACCCAGAAGGGCCGCGGGTACCAGCCGGCCGAGACCGACGCCGCCGACCGCCTGCACGGGCCCGGCGCGTTCGACCCGGAGACCGGCCGGCCGCTCGCGAAGCCGAGCGCGAAGTGGACCAGCGCGTTCGCCGCCGAGCTGGTCAAGGTCGCCGGGGAACGCAGCGACATCGTCGGCATCACCGCCGCGATGGCCGGACCGACCGGCATCGAGAAGCTGCGCGAGGTGTACCCGGACCGGGTGTTCGACGTCGGCATCGCCGAGCAGCACGCGGTGACCTCCGCCGCCGGGCTCGCGCTGGGCGGCATGCACCCGGTCGTCGCGCTGTACTCGACGTTCCTCAACCGGGCGTTCGACCAGCTCCTGCTGGACGTCGCGCTGCACGAGCTGCCGGTGACGTTCGTGCTGGACCGGGCCGGCATCACCGGCCCCGACGGCCCCAGCCACTACGGCATCTGGGACACCTCGATCCTCGGCGTCGTGCCCGGCCTGCGGCTCGCCGCGCCGCGTGACGGGGCCCGGGTCGCGGAGGAGTTCCGGGAGGCGGTCGCCGTCGACGACGGCCCGACCGTGGTGCGTTTCCCGACCGGCTCGCTGCCGGCCGAGCTGCCGGCGGTCGAACGGCTCGGCGACGGCATCGGCGCGATCGACGTGCTGCGCCGCGACGCCCGCGCCGACGTGTTGCTGGTCGCCGTCGGCTCGTTCGCGCACCTGGCGATGGACGTGGCCGAGCGGCTCGCCGGACAGGGCTACGGGGTGACCGTGGTCGACCCGCGCTGGGTCCGGCCGGTGTCGCCGCGCATCGTCGACCTCGCCACCGAACACCGGCTGGTCGTCACCGTCGAGGACGGGGTACGCGCCGGCGGTTTCGGCACGGCCGTCGTGCAGGCGCTGTCCGACGCCGAGGTGCCGGTGCCGGTGCGCGACATCGCCGTACCGGTCGGTTTCCACCCGCAGGGCACCCGCGCCGAGATCCTGGCCGCGCTCGGCCTGACCGCGCAGGACGTGGCGCGCCAGGTCACCGGCTGGATCGCCGGCGTCGACTCCGACCACGCCGGTACCGTCGGTGCCGCCGCCGGCCAGTTGCGCCGTCCCGCCCGCTGA
- a CDS encoding ABC transporter substrate-binding protein has product MTRIPTRRWGVAAAILALGAGAVACSPSPSSDAKTGGKAELVVARTADVDVLDPARATAFATNQTLALVYDQLVDTDASGKLVPGLATKWTVAADGKSVTFALRKGVKFHHGQSFTSADAKASLERILDPKTASVDRSYLANVSAVDAPDAHTLKLTLKQPDASLLTALSYTGTSILSAADIKAGTVDKKPDGTGPYEWKTWKQGQQLDLAANKGYWGGAPKNAGVQFRVIPDEASIVSGMKAGSFSLGIVSDPALTKQLANSDRMKLVANPTLDYHVLQLNGRRGPLKKQAVRQAIGCAVNRKDAIDTVYFGKAKQTGPIVSPAYSYDPLKGLGCTDGDTAAAKRMLAKAGYAKGFHLKTIVMTGQYSTSTNLAQVLQAQLKKVNITLDLDRQQTNVYVPNWSKANFDAAVALNGGSTDPYLQYNRYFTTDGSLKVPAGLADKKLDSLLRRANATTDEATRKQLFGELSEQLDTDSPWVWLFRNQTYYLQANNLTGFTATPSDSLENLRTAGLS; this is encoded by the coding sequence GTGACAAGGATTCCCACCCGTCGATGGGGCGTCGCCGCCGCGATCCTGGCCCTGGGTGCCGGCGCGGTCGCGTGCAGCCCGAGCCCGAGCTCCGACGCCAAGACCGGGGGCAAGGCCGAGCTGGTCGTTGCCCGTACCGCCGACGTGGACGTGCTCGACCCGGCCCGCGCCACCGCCTTCGCGACCAACCAGACCCTCGCGCTGGTGTACGACCAGCTGGTGGACACCGACGCCAGCGGGAAGCTGGTGCCCGGCCTCGCCACCAAGTGGACGGTCGCCGCCGACGGCAAGTCCGTCACGTTCGCCCTGCGCAAGGGGGTGAAGTTCCACCACGGGCAGAGCTTCACCTCGGCCGACGCCAAGGCCAGCCTGGAACGCATCCTGGACCCGAAGACCGCCTCGGTGGACCGGTCCTACCTGGCGAACGTGTCGGCGGTCGACGCACCCGACGCGCACACCCTGAAGCTGACCCTCAAGCAGCCGGACGCCTCGCTGCTGACCGCGCTGTCCTACACCGGTACCTCGATCCTGTCCGCCGCCGACATCAAGGCCGGCACGGTGGACAAGAAGCCGGACGGTACCGGGCCGTACGAGTGGAAGACCTGGAAGCAGGGCCAGCAGCTGGACCTGGCCGCGAACAAGGGCTACTGGGGCGGCGCGCCGAAGAACGCCGGCGTGCAGTTCCGGGTCATCCCGGACGAGGCGTCGATCGTGTCCGGGATGAAGGCCGGCAGCTTCAGCCTGGGCATCGTCAGCGACCCGGCCCTGACCAAGCAACTGGCCAACAGCGACCGGATGAAGCTCGTCGCCAACCCGACGCTGGACTACCACGTGCTGCAGCTCAACGGGCGCCGCGGCCCGCTGAAGAAGCAGGCGGTGCGGCAGGCCATCGGGTGCGCGGTGAACCGCAAGGACGCGATCGACACCGTCTACTTCGGGAAGGCGAAGCAGACCGGCCCGATCGTCAGCCCGGCCTACTCGTACGATCCGCTGAAGGGGCTCGGCTGCACCGACGGCGACACCGCCGCGGCCAAGCGGATGCTGGCCAAGGCCGGCTACGCCAAGGGCTTCCACCTCAAGACGATCGTGATGACCGGGCAGTACTCGACGTCGACCAACCTGGCGCAGGTGCTGCAGGCGCAGCTGAAGAAGGTCAACATCACGCTCGACCTGGACCGTCAGCAGACCAACGTGTACGTGCCGAACTGGTCGAAGGCCAACTTCGACGCCGCGGTGGCCCTCAACGGCGGCAGTACCGACCCGTACCTGCAGTACAACCGGTACTTCACCACCGACGGCAGCCTGAAGGTGCCGGCCGGGCTGGCCGACAAGAAGCTGGACTCGCTGCTGCGCAGGGCCAACGCGACCACCGACGAGGCGACCCGCAAGCAGCTGTTCGGCGAGCTGTCCGAGCAGCTCGACACCGACTCGCCGTGGGTCTGGCTGTTCCGCAACCAGACCTACTACCTGCAGGCCAACAACCTGACCGGGTTCACCGCGACGCCGTCGGACTCGCTGGAGAACCTGCGCACGGCCGGCCTGTCGTGA